A single region of the Hippoglossus hippoglossus isolate fHipHip1 chromosome 17, fHipHip1.pri, whole genome shotgun sequence genome encodes:
- the LOC117778542 gene encoding tripartite motif-containing protein 16-like: protein MAQQENQLDREMFCCSICLDLLKDPVTTGCGHSYCKSCINTHWDKEEERGSYSCPQCRETFTPRPVLGKNTMLAGLVEVLKKTGLQAAPADHCYAGPEDVACDVCTGRKLKALKSCLVCLASYCEKHLQPHLQSAPLKKHKLVEPSEKLQENICSRHDEVMKMFCRTDQQCICYLCPVDEHKDHDTVSAAAERTERQRELGLRRQIIQQRVQDTEKDVKLLQQEEDAVNGSADKAVEDSEKIFTELIRLLEKRSSDVKQQIRSQQQTEVSRVRELQERLEQEITELKRKDHELKQLSDTEDHTQFLHSYPSLSPLSESTHSSSIRIRPLRTFEDVTAAVSQVRGRLQDILSETETEILQIVSQVDVLLPQPEPETRAGFLRYPQKITLDPNTANKHLLLSEGNRKVTRMGKDQSYPDHPDRFTVWSQVLSRESLTGRCYWEVEVRGVVSVAVTYKNISRAGDSHECEFGSNDKSWSLYCYVNSYYFYYNSIETPVSGPLSSRVGVYLDHSAGVLSFYSVSDTMTLLHRVQTTFTQPLYAGVTVYPGATAEFCKLK from the coding sequence gactactggctgtggacacagctactgtaagagctgtattaacacccactgggacaaagaggaggagagaggaagctacagctgccctcagtgtagagagaccttcacaccgaggcctgtcctggggaaaaacaccatgttagctggtttagtggaggtgctgaagaagactggactccaagctgctcctgctgatcactgctatgctggacctgaagatgtggcctgtgatgtctgcactgggagaaaactgaaagctctcaagtcctgtttggtttgtttggcctcctattgtgaaaaacacctccagcctcatcttcagtcagctccattgaagaagcacaagctggtggagccctcggagaagctccaggagaacatctgctctcgtcacgatgaggtgatgaagatgttctgccgcactgatcagcagtgtatctgttatctctgccctgtggatgaacataaagaccacgacacagtgtcagctgcagcagaaaggactgagaggcagagagagctcgggctgaggagacaaataatccagcagagagtccaggacacagagaaagatgtgaagctgcttcaacaggaggaggatgccgtcaatggctctgctgataaagcagtggaggacagtgagaagatcttcactgagctgatccgtctgctggagaaaagaagctctgatgtgaagcagcagatcagatcccagcagcaaactgaagtgagtcgagtcagagagcttcaggagagactggagcaggagatcactgagctgaagaggaaagaccatgaactgaagcagctctcagacacagaggatcacacccagtttctacacagctacccctcactgtcaccactcagtgaatctacacactcatccagcatcaggatccgtcctctgaggacctttgaggacgtgacagcagctgtgtcccaggtcagaggtcgactacaggacattctgagtgagacagagacagagattttacagattgtgtctcaagtggatgttttactgccacaaccagagccagagaccagagctggCTTCTTAAGATATCCACAgaaaatcacactggatccaaacacagcaaacaaacatctgttattatctgagggaaacagaaaagtaacacgTATGGGTAAAGATCAGTCTTATCctgatcacccagacagattcactgtttggtctcaggtcctgagtagagagagtctgactggacgttgttactgggaggtggaggtgagaggagtagttagtgtagcagtcacatacaagaatatcagcagagcaggagactcacatgaatgtgaatttggatcaaatgataaatcttggtcattatatTGTTATGTAAACagttattacttttattacaacagcatcgagactccagtgtcaggtcctctgtcctccagagtaggagtgtacctggatcacagtgcaggtgttctgtccttctacagcgtctctgacaccatgactctcctccacagagtccagaccacattcactcagcctctctatgctggagttacGGTTTATCCTGGAgccacagctgagttctgtaaactcaaatag
- the znf622 gene encoding zinc finger protein 622 — translation MASYTCISCRVAFSDGEVQRAHYKTDWHRYNLKRKVADMPPVTAENFQERVLAQRAAAEQHLTESLSTEGCAVCNKKFSSANAYQNHLQSHKHQQAEKQALLASQKEVERMNEKNLEKGLGDEKVDHDAKNEALQQALKEQQRSSLAKQGKAQTSQGVTKERTERPDKPPRMMWLEEQAKRQEREEGATAEGEEWEDIDQEEEEEDDEMEDFEEETMDQEEEDSAALSDPPPAGLPGSIPDTDCLFCSHHSKSLLKNVAHMTKVHSFFIPDVEFLVDLRGLIRYLGEKVGAGNVCLWCNEKGRSFYSAEAVQSHMTDKSHCKLFTDGDAALEFADFYDFRSSYPDSKEGEDLEMIKDLPDDKDLEYDDETLELTLPSGAKIGHRSLMRYYKQRFGAQRAVVLSHNKNAVGRVLRQYKALGWDGGNGSFHRNQRDMKYVQMMKSKWMLKMGMNHNSTKQKHFRIQIMF, via the exons ATGGCCTCCTACACGTGCATCAGCTGCCGAGTGGCTTTTTCAGATGGCGAAGTGCAGCGAGCACACTACAAAACCGACTGGCACCGCTACAACCTAAAGCGCAAGGTGGCCGACATGCCCCCCGTCACTGCTGAAAACTTCCAGGAGCGCGTCCTGGCGCAGAGGGCTGCCGCCGAACAACATCTGACTGAGTCATTGAGCACAGAGGGCTGTGCCGTCTGCAACAAGAAGTTCTCCAGCGCCAACGCCTACCAGAACCACCTGCAGTCCCACAAACACCAGCAGGCCGAGAAGCAGGCGCTGCTAGCCTCCcagaaggaagtggagaggaTGAACGAGAAGAACCTGGAGAAGGGACTTGGTGATGAGAAGGTGGATCACGATGCCAAGAACGAGGCCCTGCAGCAAGCcctgaaagagcagcagaggtCGAGCCTGGCCAAGCAGGGGAAGGCCCAGACGTCACAAGGAGTGACaaaggagaggacagagaggccGGACAAACCTCCCCGCATGATGTGGCTGGAGGAGCAAGCCAAGAGgcaagagagagaagagggagccACAGCTGAGGGAG AAGAGTGGGAGGACATtgaccaggaggaggaggaggaggatgatgagatGGAGGACTTTGAAGAGGAAACGATGgatcaggaggaagaagacTCTGCGGCTCTGTCTGACCCCCCCCCAGCTGGTTTGCCAGGCTCCATCCCCGACACCGACTGCCTGTTCTGCTCCCATCACTCAAAGTCACTCTTGAAGAATGTCGCCCACATGACCAAAGTCCACAGCTTTTTCATCCCCGATGTGGAGTTCCTTGTGGACCTCAGGGGCCTGATCCGTTACCTCG GAGAAAAGGTTGGTGCCGGGAACGTGTGTTTATGGTGTAACGAGAAGGGGCGTTCGTTTTATTCGGCAGAAGCAGTACAGAGTCACATGACAGACAAAAGCCACTGTAAGCTCTTCACTGACGGCGATGCTGCTCTGGAGTTTGCCGACTTCTATGACTTCAG GAGCAGCTACCCTGACAGCAAGGAGGGTGAGGATTTAGAAATGATCAAAGATCTGCCTGACGACAAAGACCTGGAGTACGACGACGAGACGCTGGAGCTGACTCTGCCGTCAG GTGCCAAAATCGGCCACCGCTCCCTCATGAGGTACTACAAACAGCGATTTGGAGCTCAGCGAGCGGTGGTTCTCAGCCACAATAAGAACGCTGTTGGCCGAGTCCTCCGGCAGTACAAAGCGCTGGGCTGGGATGGAG gcaACGGCTCGTTCCATCGGAACCAGAGAGACATGAAGTACGTACAGATGATGAAGTCAAAATGGATGCTGAAGATGGGCATGAACCACAACTCCACCAAGCAGAAGCACTTCAGAATCCAAATCATGTTCTAA
- the march11 gene encoding E3 ubiquitin-protein ligase MARCH11 yields MGRSTGGDLAADPRLGSTERRDPGSGIWDLGSASRLAVLEDTVRGGRGHLCNLIPTLELIMSTEEGEARGGTAITHRHTWEEEPRAPRGRPHAGDEDQAEPGEEREERDEGEDRREDRGCGDTFGGDPQESNRGDFSSEDGAVGGAACKTQAMHSNCSSETCIPTPSCRICFQGAEQGDLLNPCRCDGSVRYTHQHCLLKWISERGCWTCELCCYRFHVIAINMKRPWQWQSITITLVEKVQIIAVFLGSLFLVASISWLLWSALSPQAIWQRRDVLFQICYGMYGFMDLVCVGLIVHEGAAVYNVFMRWRAVNLHWDVQGYDKAKDMEEMSTGHSSLAPRTLWLPLATFGPNGPLHSTQLGPQPWTCLCWAPFCPGLVPRNNLSQDGDSGEVVIRVTSV; encoded by the exons ATGGGCCGCAGCACCGGCGGGGATCTGGCTGCTGATCCGCGGCTCGGCTCCACGGAACGGAGGGATCCGGGATCCGGGATCTGGGATCTGGGATCTGCATCACGTCTCGCAGTGCTGGAGGACACTGTGCGCGGCGGTCGGGGGCATCTATGCAATTTAATTCCGACACTTGAGTTGATTATGAGCACCGAGGAGGGAGAGGCGAGGGGGGGCACCGCCATCACCCACCGCCACACCTGGGAGGAAGAACCGCGCGCCCCCCGAGGACGTCCGCATGCCGGGGACGAGGACCAGGCAGAGCCGGGAGAGGAGCGAGAGGAGCGGGACGAAGGGGAGGACCGTCGGGAGGACCGGGGCTGCGGGGACACGTTTGGGGGCGACCCGCAGGAATCCAACCGGGGGGATTTTTCCAGCGAGGATGGGGCGGTGGGGGGGGCCGCGTGCAAGACGCAGGCGATGCATTCGAACTGCAGCAGTGAGACGTGCATCCCGACTCCCAGCTGCCGCATCTGCTTCCAAGGCGCAGAGCAG GGCGACTTGTTGAACCCGTGCCGGTGCGACGGCTCAGTGCGTTACACCCACCAGCACTGCCTGCTGAAGTGGATCAGCGAGCGGGGCTGCTGGACCTGCGAGCTCTGCTGCTATCGCTTCCACGTCATCGCCATCAACATGAAGAGGCCGTGGCAG TGGCAGTCCATCACCATCACCCTGGTGGAGAAGGTGCAGATCATTGCCGTGTTCCTGGGTTCCCTCTTTTTGGTGGCCAGCATCTCCTGGCTGCTGTGGTCGGCTCTCAGCCCGCAGGCCATCTGGCAGCGCCGCGACGTCCTCTTCCAGATCTGCTACGGCATGTACGGCTTCATGGACCTGGTCTGCGTAG GCTTGATTGTCCATGAGGGGGCAGCAGTGTACAACGTCTTCATGCGCTGGCGAGCCGTAAACCTCCACTGGGACGTCCAGGGTTACGATAAGGCAAAggacatggaggagatgagcaCGGGTCATTCCTCATTGGCCCCCAGGACGCTTTGGTTGCCCCTGGCCACCTTTGGGCCCAATGGCCCCTTACACTCCACCCAGCTGGGGCCACAGCCGTGGACCTGCCTCTGTTGGGCCCCATTCTGTCCCGGCCTCGTGCCCCGAAACAACCTCAGCCAGGACGGTGACTCAGGAGAGGTCGTCATCCGTGTCACATCGGTGTAA